CTCACGGGTTTGCAGATTCCACGCTGGCGGACGGGGCGGTGAACTGCACTCGCGGCCAGCCATCCACCCACTGCAAGGGATGCAGCGAAAATGTGGGCGCGCCGCGGCGCGAGCCATCGTAATAATGGCATCCAAACCAATGGGTGCCATTCTCAACAAAAATGCCTGCGTGACCCGGCCCAATGAACTGGTCCGCCGTCTTCAGCACCAGGGTGCCACCGCCATCAGCGAGGTCCTTGCCGTCCGCGTCAACATACGGACCAGTGATCCGATCGCTTTTCCCAACGCGGATTTCATAGGTACTGTTGACGCCGCGGCAGCAAATTCCCCAGTTCACAAACAGGTAATAGGCATCGCCGTGCCGATGAATGAAAGGCGCCTCTATCTCCGAAGTGCGCGCGAGTGAATACAGCGCGGAATCGGGCGCGATCCGCTTTCCTGTCTTTGGATCCAATTCGATCATTTTGATTCCGCTCCAAAACGACCCGAACGACATCCACACTTTTCCATCTTTGTCCTGGATCAATGCGGGATCAATGGCGTTGAAGCGATTCGTTGAAAACGAGCGCATCACGACGCCGCGATCGGACCATTTGAACGATGGATCATCAGGGTCAAGCGCAGGATTCGTTGCGAGGGCGATCACCGAGTGATTCTTGCCGAAGCTGGAAACCGAATAGTAGAGGTGATACTCGCCGTTGAGATGGATGATGTCGGGCGCCCAGAAATGCGAATTGCGATTCTCGGGAACTTCGCTGCTCACCCACTCAGGCGGATCGGTAAACACCCGCGGACCGGGCAGCCAGTTCACGAGGTTCGTGGAGTAATATGACATCACGCCGCGTCCCGTGTGAAACACCCAATAGCGATCCTTGTCCTTGATGATTGTCGAAGGATCGTGGGCTCGCACGCGGCGGCTGTCCGTCGCGAATTGGCGTCCGGCCGGATTCGAATTGGCCGACGGCGCGTTCGACGCAGTTTGAGCTGACGCGGAAGCCGCGAACACAAGTGCTGCGATGGTTGCAATCCGAAACGATTGCTCGACCGCCACACACAAGCTCCGCACGTAATGGATCTTCAAGGAAGGCATCGAGCCAATCAGACGAGACGCATGCATTCAAGTTACAGCGGCTAGCGCACCGGGATGCGTATCACCGATAACGAACGAGCGGGGCTGTCGTAACGAAATCTTGGCCCGTTCACAGTCACCGACGCGGTTCTCGGCGCAATGCGATTCGGCTCGTCCAGGGTGTTTACTGCGTCACCCGACTCGCCCGTCAAAACGGTCGCCCGCGCACCCGCGCGCACCTGCGCCAGGCCGTCGAGATGGACCTGCAAGGGGTTCACCTGTTCCCCCGGATTGACAACCTTCAGGATGATATCGCCGGCTTTCTCGTCCCGGGTGGCACTCGCGTACAGCCTCTGCGTCTTGACTGGCGGGAGCTCAATGCTGTGAACGAGTGAGTCATCGAGGAAGCAATCCACCTGCGAACCTTTCAGCTGAACACGAATGTCGTACCAGCGATCGGGTTCAATCGAACCTGGAACCTGAGCCTTCAAGTGATCCTGCTGGCCGAGGCGGTGTTGCAGGCTGTGAAAGCGGTTTCCAAAACTCCCCAGGTTCCAGACGATGCAGTTTTCGCTGTCAACCTGGCGGACCGTGATGAGAAATCCTTCCGCGCCGCGGTTTTTCCTGGCCTGCACGTTCAGCGTGTAATCCCGCCAATCTGTTTTGCCCGCGGAAATCGCGGCGGGCGCGCGAGTTTCAGTCTGCTGCAGGACGCCATCGCGAACCCGCCATTGTCCGCGGTTTGTAGACCAGCCCGCCGTGTCGTCAGAAAAATCAGATTTAAGAAGTGTATCTCCGTTCGCGGTGACCGCGAGATTCCGAAACTCAGCCGCAGTGTTGAACGTGCCGAGTGCGATCCCCCCCACGGGGTTTGAGTTCACATCGACACCCACCAACTTCACTGGCAACACCATCTCGCCCCGATTCACGCTGAACAACTGCTGCACGTAATAATTGGGCGTCGGCTGCACGCGCAGATTGTCCGCCCAAATCAAATTGGGCGTCCATTGCCATGCATCCACATGGCCGAACAACGGAGCGTAGGAAGACATGGTCACCACATCCGCATTCCGCTCAAGGCCCGTCATGTACGCAGCTTCCGCGATCGCACATTCAAGATTGTTCCTGTTGTCGGGACTCACGATGGCAACACTTTGTCCTGCGTATTCACCCATGAAAATTTTCGGTCCGTTGCGGTCGTAATTGTCGTAGCGGTTTGCATTCGCCAGGAACCAGATCGGATTGCCGTAGCAATGCTCGTCAATGATGTCGACCTTCAGTTCAGCGAGCTTCGGCGCCAGGTAAACGTAGCGATCATCGGCGGGCGACGGGCCTGCTCCGGCAATGAGTTGGATTTGGGGATACTTGGCCTTGATCGCCTTTGC
The sequence above is drawn from the Verrucomicrobiia bacterium genome and encodes:
- a CDS encoding arabinan endo-1,5-alpha-L-arabinosidase; its protein translation is MPSLKIHYVRSLCVAVEQSFRIATIAALVFAASASAQTASNAPSANSNPAGRQFATDSRRVRAHDPSTIIKDKDRYWVFHTGRGVMSYYSTNLVNWLPGPRVFTDPPEWVSSEVPENRNSHFWAPDIIHLNGEYHLYYSVSSFGKNHSVIALATNPALDPDDPSFKWSDRGVVMRSFSTNRFNAIDPALIQDKDGKVWMSFGSFWSGIKMIELDPKTGKRIAPDSALYSLARTSEIEAPFIHRHGDAYYLFVNWGICCRGVNSTYEIRVGKSDRITGPYVDADGKDLADGGGTLVLKTADQFIGPGHAGIFVENGTHWFGCHYYDGSRRGAPTFSLHPLQWVDGWPRVQFTAPSASVESANP
- a CDS encoding alpha-L-arabinofuranosidase C-terminal domain-containing protein, producing MMNYPKLFMAAIAVAVGLPHATAADVPTLTVSVDRPGARISETMYGVFFEDINFGADGGLYAELVKNRSFEFPDSMMAWRKISGSAEIQDTNPFSAANPHYLRLIPSGGRASIANEGFRGIGLKQGDAYDFSAQIRAVSNAPAIRVELADENGKVVASAQLAAATNAWSRQTVVLTPNSTVQKGHLIVTVDGGGAVDFDMVSLFPQKTWKGRKNGLRADMVQMLADLKPSFLRFPGGCIVEGSDLEKRYQWKTTIGPVEERKLIINRWNYEFRHRPTPDYFQSFGLGFFEFFQVAEDIGAEPMPILNCGMACQFNTGQLVPLDQLDPYVQDALDLIEFANGPVTSTWGAKRAAMGHPEPFNLKMLGIGNEQWGPQFVERYPIFAKAIKAKYPQIQLIAGAGPSPADDRYVYLAPKLAELKVDIIDEHCYGNPIWFLANANRYDNYDRNGPKIFMGEYAGQSVAIVSPDNRNNLECAIAEAAYMTGLERNADVVTMSSYAPLFGHVDAWQWTPNLIWADNLRVQPTPNYYVQQLFSVNRGEMVLPVKLVGVDVNSNPVGGIALGTFNTAAEFRNLAVTANGDTLLKSDFSDDTAGWSTNRGQWRVRDGVLQQTETRAPAAISAGKTDWRDYTLNVQARKNRGAEGFLITVRQVDSENCIVWNLGSFGNRFHSLQHRLGQQDHLKAQVPGSIEPDRWYDIRVQLKGSQVDCFLDDSLVHSIELPPVKTQRLYASATRDEKAGDIILKVVNPGEQVNPLQVHLDGLAQVRAGARATVLTGESGDAVNTLDEPNRIAPRTASVTVNGPRFRYDSPARSLSVIRIPVR